A region from the Pararge aegeria chromosome Z, ilParAegt1.1, whole genome shotgun sequence genome encodes:
- the LOC120636641 gene encoding protein ALP1-like, with product MESEDSLLALTIISASLLIIHRLLKKPQRPRRWWRTELYKRREGRELLTDMNFQHISGQYKSFTRMTPTDFENLLAIVGPRISRKYSNLRAPISAQDRLAITLRFLSSGDSYTSLQYTFRVSKQSISGIVPEVCSAIIEELKENIKVPTTANAWLKISKEFEDRWNFPHCIGALDGKHVLLQAPIKSGTEFYNYKQHFSIVLFALVDADYNFLFVDVGCQGRISDGGVFKDTQLYDKIENRTLDLPESRPLSDRNVSIPYFFLGDSAFALSEYLMKPYAGIHPKGSSKRIFNYRLSRARRVVENVFGIVSSVFRVLRKPMLLQPHKAELVVMAITLLHNYLKRHSTNVYMIPGLVDREEDGNLNEGTWRQNNNNITSILPVRNIPRRSPAHLNAIRDELADYFMNEGKVSWQDRCS from the exons ATGGAGTCTGAAGACAGCCTTCTTGCTCTGACGATTATCAGTGCTTCATTGTTAATCATTCATCGACTTTTAAAAAAACCCCAAAGACCCCGACGTTGGTGGCGCACAGAATTATATAAACGGAGAGAAGGCAGAGAATTGCTTACAGATATGAATTTCCAGCATATAAGTGGTCAATACAAAAGTTTTACGAGGATGACGCCAACAGATTTTGAAAATTTACTCGCGATAGTCGGACCAAGAATAAGtcgaaaatattcaaatttaagaGCTCCAATTTCAGCCCAAGATAGACTAGCGATTACTCTTCGATTTTTAAGCTCCGGGGACTCTTACACAAGTCTACAGTATACATTTAGAGTATCTAAACAATCTATTAGTGGAATTGTTCCTGAAGTGTGCTCTGCTATAATtgaagaattaaaagaaaacattaag gtacCCACGACTGCCAACGCCTGGTTGAAGATAAGCAAGGAGTTTGAAGACCGGTGGAACTTCCCACACTGTATAGGGGCATTGGACGGGAAGCACGTTTTACTTCAAGCCCCTATTAAAAGCGGAACcgagttttataattataaacaacatTTTAGCATCGTTTTGTTTGCTCTAGTTGATGCAGACTATAATTTTCTATTCGTAGACGTTGGTTGTCAAGGGAGGATTTCTGATGGCGGAGTTTTCAAAGATACCCAATTATATGATAAGATAGAAAATCGAACATTAGACCTGCCAGAGTCACGTCCCCTATCCGATAGAAATGTTTctataccatatttttttttaggcgATAGTGCGTTTGCTTTAAGTGAATACTTGATGAAGCCATATGCTGGGATACATCCAAAGGGTTCATCGAAgagaatatttaattatagattaagCAGAGCTAGACGGGTTGTTGAAAACGTATTTGGCATTGTATCGTCTGTGTTCAGAGTTTTAAGAAAACCAATGCTTTTACAACCCCATAAAGCTGAATTGGTAGTTATGGCAATCACTCTTttacacaattatttaaaacgtcACTCTACAAACGTGTACATGATTCCAGGGTTAGTTGATAGGGAGGAAGATGGAAATTTAAATGAAGGTACGTGGaggcaaaataataataacatcacATCAATACTGCCTGTAAGAAATATCCCTAGACGATCACCTGCGCATCTTAATGCTATCAGAGACGAATTAGctgattattttatgaatgaagGAAAGGTTTCTTGGCAAGACAGATGCTCTTAG
- the LOC120636437 gene encoding protein ANTAGONIST OF LIKE HETEROCHROMATIN PROTEIN 1-like has translation MNFLTKKKIIVAYYIYRKKKIEKKREVRFWIHPILEKREEYGAFHTLVKNQLREDEDKFYNYFRMQKTTFDNLLQKLSQELKHQDTFMRESISPAERLAVTLRYLATGDTFTDLYYSYRIGIKTISCIVREVCHYIWLELYKEYMKMPSKEDWLHIASKFQESSNFPLCLGAVDGKHIRLIKPIDSGSMFLNYKHFFSIVLMAVVDSDYNFIFVDVGAYGKECDSSVFKETPFWKNLTNNGLNLPDATRLPGIDYDLPYVFVADEAFALHYHLLRPFGGHQLDQLKRTFNYRLTRARRFVECAFGILSNKWRIFHRPMNVSIDLAVDIVKTCCVLQNFIHKQENFQFHNASENESTLDSESELIQLPITNAVRGSLAANEVRNRFAQYFVSNEGRLSYQNNYA, from the exons ATGAATTTTCTTacgaaaaaaaagattatagttgcttattacatatataggaaaaagaaaatagaaaaaaaaagggaaGTAAGGTTTTGGATACATCCGATTTTAGAAAAAAGGGAGGAATATGGCGCGTTTCATACACTTGTCAAGAATCAATTGAGAGAAGATGAAGAcaagttttacaattattttagaaTGCAGAAAACTACATTCGACAACTTGCTCCAAAAATTATCCCAGGAACTAAAACATCAAGATACTTTTATGCGAGAGAGTATATCGCCCGCAGAAAGATTGGCTGTAACTCTgag gTATCTAGCAACAGGAGATACCTTTACTGACCTATACTACAGCTATAGAATTGGAATAAAAACCATAAGTTGCATCGTACGTGAAGTATGCCACTACATTTGGTTAGAACTGTATAAAGAATATATGAAAATGCCATCTAAAGAAGACTGGCTACACATTGCAAGCAAATTTCAAGAATCTTCCAACTTCCCGCTGTGCTTAGGAGCGGTCGATGGAAAACACATCAGACTTATTAAGCCAATTGATAGTGGCTcgatgtttttaaattacaaacattttttttctatagttttGATGGCAGTAGTAGATAGCGATTACAACTTTATATTTGTTGACGTTGGCGCCTACGGAAAGGAGTGTGATTCCAGTGTGTTTAAAGAGACCCCATTTtggaaaaatttaacaaacaacGGATTAAATCTACCCGATGCAACACGTTTGCCTGGAATTGACTACGATTTGCCATATGTGTTCGTTGCGGACGAAGCCTTTGCTTtgcattatcacttgcttcgtccATTTGGTGGTCATCAGCTTGATCAATTAAAACGTACATTTAACTACAGACTCACAAGAGCGCGAAGATTTGTTGAATGTGCGTTTGGCATTTTATCCAATaaatggcgaatttttcaccGGCCAATGAATGTGTCCATCGATTTGGCAGTTGATATTGTGAAAACATGTTGtgttttgcaaaattttatacataagcaGGAAAACTTTCAGTTTCACAATGCGAGTGAAAATGAGTCCACCCTTGATTCAGAATCGGAACTAATCCAGTTACCTATCACGAATGCAGTTCGCGGAAGTTTGGCGGCTAATGAAGTTCGCAACAGATTTgcacaatattttgtatctaACGAAGGTCGCCTCTCCTATCAAAACAACTATGCATaa
- the LOC120636359 gene encoding uncharacterized protein LOC120636359, producing the protein MSGNWNNDDVYKLIEMFQAREVLWNTMSESYKDRNKKHDAWMEIASEFNMDKKVIEKKIRSLVGQFNRECKSNKSGAGANESSKWFAFKKLMFLKGKNIPSLTVDGGLQGNEENRIASENTLSLNETGNTVTDETTGTPFATPKPFRKRRRPEVEQDPTQQEAVNILQRMYESRKSRDENDAFGEYVSMKLKQIKNSNAKNTAQHHINNILYNATMGQYDFPTTFTDPTASSSWGYNSEPNLSTFSENNADCSSRGYYTAPSPSASFETSSSDNSRTHTRTSARTQSPSNLSESSQDSTQSLNDLLESIKN; encoded by the exons atgtcCGGTAATTGGAATAACGATGATGTTTACAAACTGATTGAAATGTTTCAAGCAAGAGAAGTACTATGGAACACGATGTCAGAGAGCTACAAAGACCGAAATAAAAAACACGATGCTTGGATGGAAATTGCCAGTGAATTTAATAtggataaaaaagtaattgaaaaaaaGATTCGATCACTCGTAGGTCAATTTAACCGAGAATGTAAATCTAATAAATCTGGTGCAGGAGCTAATGAGTCAAGTAAATGgtttgcatttaaaaaactCATGTTCCTTAAAGGCAAAAATATTCCAAGTTTAACTGTCGATGGAGGGTTGCAg GGTAACGAAGAAAACAGAATTGCTTCAGAAAACACTCTCAGTTTGAACGAAACAGGAAATACTGTCACTGATGAAACTACGGGCACGCCTTTCGCCACCCCAAAACCATTTCGGAAAAGAAGACGGCCTGAAGTAGAACAAGATCCAACACAACAAGAAgctgtaaatattttacaaagaatGTACGAATCTAGAAAAAGCAGGGATGAAAATGACGCATTTGGAGAGTATGTCTCGATGaaactgaaacaaataaaaaacagtaatgCTAAGAATACTGCTCAACATCAcattaacaatattttgtacaatgcGACAATGGGACAATATGATTTTCCAACAACCTTTACAGACCCAACCGCTAGTAGTTCCTGGGGATACAACTCTGAACCAAATCTATCCACTTTTTCGGAAAATAATGCTGACTGTAGCTCGAGAGGATACTACACCGCACCGAGTCCCTCGGCTTCATTTGAAACCAGTTCTTCGGATAACTCCAGGACACATACTCGTACCAGCGCAAGAACACAGAGTCCGTCTAATTTATCGGAATCAAGCCAAGATTCGACCCAATCATTAAACGATTTGTTGGaatcaatcaaaaattaa
- the LOC120636358 gene encoding putative nuclease HARBI1 isoform X1, with the protein MEEDLLIGIAFIFCLKKKKKRSYWMRQTLKARGKYSATDYLKDLGIDGCLKDFIRMNSSEFEYLQNLIGAKIGKRDTTFRKSVSVTERLAVTLRFLATGSSYKSLGNVFKLSDQVISIIVPEVCEALNEVLKEYIQIPTTPQEWLHVANSFEEKWNFPNCLGSIDGKHVAIQKPIDSGSEYYNYKGFYSVVLLAIVDAEYNFLYVNIGCQGRISDGGVFANTKFRNKINDNSLKIPSDSSLPGRNKPLPYVFVTDDAFPLQKHLLKPFPGPQDSNSKERIFSYRLSRARRTVENAFGILSARFRVLRTTILLDPEKTTTLIMTCVLLHNFIRKTESSMIYAPSQYYDGDDIVTGTRIDGQWRLEQQQLTPLEACESLTDDGKEIRKEFAEYFSNEGFLDWAFKYY; encoded by the exons ATGGAAGAAGATTTGCTCATTGgaatagcttttattttttgtttaaaaaagaagaaaaagcgcTCTTATTGGATGCGCCAAACGCTAAAAGCTAGAGGAAAATATAGTGCCACAGACTATCTCAAGGATTTAGGTATTGATGGTTgcttaaaagattttataagAATGAACAGTTCCGAATTTGAATATCTACAAAATTTAATTGGGGCAAAAATAGGCAAACGAGACACTACATTTAGAAAATCTGTAAGTGTGACGGAAAGACTTGCGGTAACGTTAAGATTTTTGGCAACTGGTAGCAGTTATAAAAGTCTTGGAAATGTGTTCAAGTTGTCAGACCAAGTGATATCTATTATCGTACCAGAAGTGTGCGAGGCTCTCAATGAGGTTTTAAAGGAATACATACAG ATACCAACAACACCTCAAGAGTGGCTACACGTGGCAAATTCATTTGAAGAAAAATGgaatttcccaaattgcttaGGAAGTATCGATGGAAAGCACGTAGCCATACAAAAGCCAATTGATAGCGGCAGTGAATATTACAACTATAAAGGATTTTACAGCGTTGTACTTTTAGCGATAGTGGACGCAGAATACAACTTTCTGTACGTGAATATTGGCTGCCAAGGACGCATAAGTGATGGCGGAGTTTTCGCAAACACAaaatttcgaaataaaattaacgacaatagtttaaaaatacccAGTGACAGCTCACTACCAGGCAGAAACAAACCTCTTCCTTATGTGTTCGTAACAGATGATGcgttccctttacaaaaacACTTATTAAAACCTTTTCCAGGACCACAGGATAGCAATTCTAAGGAAAGAATCTTCAGTTATAGACTGAGTCGTGCGAGGAGAACAGTAGAGAACGCATTTGGGATTTTGTCAGCCAGATTTAGAGTTTTACGAACTACAATATTATTAGATCCAGAAAAAACTACTACTTTAATTATGACATGCGTGCTACtgcataattttataagaaaaactgAATCGAGCATGATTTACGCTCCATCTCAATACTATGATGGAGATGACATAGTAACTGGTACACGTATCGATGGACAATGGAGATTAGAACAGCAGCAATTAACACCACTTGAAGCATGTGAATCCCTGACAGATGATGggaaagaaataagaaaagaattcgcagaatatttttcaaatgaagGGTTTTTGGACTGggcatttaaatattattaa
- the LOC120636358 gene encoding uncharacterized protein LOC120636358 isoform X2: MEEDLLIGIAFIFCLKKKKKRSYWMRQTLKARGKYSATDYLKDLGIDGCLKDFIRMNSSEFEYLQNLIGAKIGKRDTTFRKSVSVTERLAVTLRFLATGSSYKSLGNVFKLSDQVISIIVPEVCEALNEVLKEYIQIPTTPQEWLHVANSFEEKWNFPNCLGSIDGKHVAIQKPIDSGSEYYNYKGFYSVVLLAIVDAEYNFLTTG; encoded by the exons ATGGAAGAAGATTTGCTCATTGgaatagcttttattttttgtttaaaaaagaagaaaaagcgcTCTTATTGGATGCGCCAAACGCTAAAAGCTAGAGGAAAATATAGTGCCACAGACTATCTCAAGGATTTAGGTATTGATGGTTgcttaaaagattttataagAATGAACAGTTCCGAATTTGAATATCTACAAAATTTAATTGGGGCAAAAATAGGCAAACGAGACACTACATTTAGAAAATCTGTAAGTGTGACGGAAAGACTTGCGGTAACGTTAAGATTTTTGGCAACTGGTAGCAGTTATAAAAGTCTTGGAAATGTGTTCAAGTTGTCAGACCAAGTGATATCTATTATCGTACCAGAAGTGTGCGAGGCTCTCAATGAGGTTTTAAAGGAATACATACAG ATACCAACAACACCTCAAGAGTGGCTACACGTGGCAAATTCATTTGAAGAAAAATGgaatttcccaaattgcttaGGAAGTATCGATGGAAAGCACGTAGCCATACAAAAGCCAATTGATAGCGGCAGTGAATATTACAACTATAAAGGATTTTACAGCGTTGTACTTTTAGCGATAGTGGACGCAGAATACAACTTTCT GACCACAGGATAG